A single genomic interval of Osmerus eperlanus chromosome 14, fOsmEpe2.1, whole genome shotgun sequence harbors:
- the LOC134033621 gene encoding UPF0729 protein C18orf32 homolog — MVCIPCIVIPVLLWIYKQFLEPFLYPIISPVINRWWTKKAVQESGTGDVKANEKSNGACKTECNGEASNGSAASVDDKKIN; from the exons ATGGTGTGTATCCCGTGCATCGTCATCCCAGTGCTGCTGTGGATCTACAAACAGTTCCTGGAGCCCTTCCTCTACCCCATCATCTCCCCCGTCATCAACCGTTGGTGGACCAAGAAGGCCGTCCAGGAGAGTGGCACTGGAGATGTGAAGGCTAACGAAAAGAGCAACGGAGCATGCAAG ACTGAGTGTAACGGAGAAGCTTCAAACGGGTCAGCGGCCTCAGTGGATGATAAAAAGATCAACTGA